The genome window ATTGATAGCAACTGGTCTCCAAGCTATCTATGGAACCTTACTTCTCAAATACCGCAGTATGCATTAGTCAAGCATGGGAGCCAAGTTCGTAAAACTGCGATCCatgatatcatccacttgttgTTTTAGATAAAGTCACACATCTTGTATAGCGATTGTCGACTACTTTTAACGTCTGACACTGGGGTCGGCCAGTAGATCACCATCGCTATTAGGAGTTATTCAAGTATCTTCAAGAGTACTTGATAGCTGCGCCTTCTGGGTAGCATCATGGTCATCACGTCGGACATTCTGCCTGGTCAACTAACGAAGATGTGATACCTGGAACATCGTCAGGCGCATGAGGACAAAGAAATACCAGGACTTGAGCGTAAGTGTACTTGAACTTGGCTCCAGGtacgacgacgatgatcCGCAATGGGACAATcgtttcttcttcctatCTAGAGAAGGTCCAACGGTGAATATGGCAGAGAGAAACCTTGTGCCCTTTGCCGCATCTGGGACACGACCCTGACAGCTGAGAAAGGACCTATTAGCCACTTGATCTCACGAGCGGATGTGTTTCTGAAACAAGTGGCTTAGACAAAATGCTGGGCCTACAAGGTTTTGACAGAAGGAAGCGGGGGGTACCCGGGCAGCTGGGCCATGACGGGTTGAAACGGATGACAGTCCCAATATCCAACAGCTCTCTACGACAGTATCTTGCCTAATGACCATGCATGCAGTCTGGAATGCGCGGTTACGGAAATCAATGGACAACACCGGAGTATCCGGGCAAAAGGGACATCGGTTCCAGAATGCATAAACGGACTGCGCCACCAGGACCTCAAATACACTGATAGCCTTCGCAATGCTCCGTGCTTAACATAACTGGCGGGTAATGCACCTCGATCTTCTTTTTCATACGAAGCTGGTGGTACATATGGCTAATAGGAGTTGGCGGAGATGAATTCAGGCCGGCGGTATCGAGAACTTCTGGTGTAGATATCCCATGCACAAACACAGCACCACACCGCCATCATGAACCGGAATTACATCGATAGTTCAGTCCTTAGCTGAATCTGTCTGATGTTAGGTTCTGGCGAGTGCATTGTGAAAGCAGCCTGACCGTACCTAACAGATGGGCTCGCGGTGTCATTGTGTCGTGAACGTCGTTACACTGGTAACTGGTGCCTTGACACACATAACCCTTGTTGGTGGCTTTTCAAATTATCGTCAGCCAAATTATCTGCGGGCGTTCTGCGCCATGTCATCAGTTTTGTTCCCACGAATCACTTTTGATACCACGGGGCCTTGTGCTTCGTCATTGGCGATAGGTCCTGATCTTACACTATTGAGAACGGGTTTATGTATCTCTGCCTGTCAAGAAAATGGCTCCCAGTTCATATATGTACCCCTATCATCAGATCTCTGTGCCTTGGTCCCCCAAGGACCTCCAGAGTCTGGGACGGCCTGCGTCACTCGAAATCGTCGCCCCTTGTGGGCACCCATATCAGCTCTGTCCACCAGTCACACAACAAGAGATCTCGTAATTGATTAGCAAATCCGCTTCGGTAGATGCTCCTATCACAAGGGCAACAATAGCACAATGTGTGTCATGGTTCAGATGCTGATGCTCGCACACACTTCGCCCAGTGTATCGCCGTTGCGTGCAAACTCCTCTGTTGTGGTCTCAGAGAATGCAGATATAATACGAGATGGGGATGCATTTGCTCAACACACTAAGTCGTATGCATTTGCGCCCATTCTTGTTTTCAAGACTGGATCCGAAGCAGTGAGATAGAAAAGCCTATTAGTAGCTGCttagcttttttttttttttttttagaaCAAGAATGAGACTCGACATTCAGTCGAACATCTTTCGACATGAAGTTGACGAACTTCCCTACACTCATTCCTGCCTTCACAGCTCAAGTATGTTGGGACTGTAGTTTTCTCCGCCTTTTGTATATATTACTGTGGCTTTGTCTCCAGCCTAAAGCCTGTGCCTTCAAACCCTACAAGCACCGTGTTTCTCTGCCCAGCGATTTGCTCCCATTCAGAATGGATTCACGTATCACTAATTCTTTGGATGACAGATCGCCATAAATGATCCTTTTGTCATCACCTCTAACCTCCTCAACATTCCCTTTCTCCCCAAGGCGGGTACTCTCATCTCTGAGCCGGGATATGAGCTTCCTCTAGAGGCGACGTTCATCCATGGCAGCGACTTCATTCGGCGTGATCCTGATGGTCAATGGGTCAAGCTTGAGGTAACAAGTGTTGCGCGTGATACTTCTGGCTCCCTGTTGCGTTTTAGCTACAATGGTGTCGTCAACATGGCGGGAGATGAGGGGAAAGTGATTCGAGGAGATACGAATGCCACGACGACTGGCTTTGGAAATGCATGTGAGTTACCGCATTCCATGACATGGTAGTCGACCTCACGCTGAGCTGTCATCCTGTCCACATTGTTTTGAGCTGTTGTGAGACAATTCTGGACTTGATACTGACGATGTCAGTTGTGCAGATTAGGTTCGAGACTGACGCTCCTGGGTTGAAACTTCTGCAGGACAAGTTGTATGTTGGCTCGGGCAGATTCGTTATCGAGGAAGATCGACCAGTCATTGTGGAATACAAAATCAGCGAGGTAAGCGCGCAGTGCAACAAGGGATCGAAGAATGACTGAAAGGCATGACGGGACGAGATATCGATTAGCCCGGGTATGGATCGAGTAATCTGAGAGCAGGAATCCATCGTTTGACAAGATGGGTCACGTTCGTGATGTTCTACACTACGTTGCTTCAGTTTTCGAAATCTATTTGTGTTTGGGGACCTAGAAACAAGCCTCACATCGATACGTCAAAGTTTCTAGTTCGTATGTCTACCACCAGTCGTGTGTCCCCTTCATAGTCAAGCCCCCCTCGAAGCACTAAGTCGTGGCCCCCGAACTCCAGTCTGCAGCTCTTTTGCTACTGCAAGAATATGCTTTATCATGCGGTCTCGTTTAACCTGCCTGGTTTATCAACCCTCCGACTCCAGGCTGGATACAGGCCCTCCAGATTGTGTACATGGGAGTCGATCCACAGGATCGATACCCCAACTTCTCCGCCTCTCGTGTTACGCTACACCGGTACTAGTCCATGCTTATTGGGGGACATTGGAAAGCTGCAGAAGACGCTCGCCGGCGCGGATGTTGGCATACTCATATGCCTTGGACTCGGGAGGAAAAGTTCCGTTGGCGGCCCAAAGATCGATCAGAGGCTGCATGGGCTCCAGCTCAGCGGGCTTGAGCATATCCAGAGCCGTAGCCGTCAGGACGAAGTGTGAGAAACAACTGTTGAGCTGCTTCTCCAGGTTGAGATGGTAAAATGGCTCGGTGAAATGAGCCCAGTAGAGATGAGCATAGACTCGGAACATTTGTCGGAAAATCATCTGGCAGATATCGACGAACTTATCAGGGAAGCCTGATCGCTTTCCGATGTACTCGGGCTCGCCAGGGTTCGAGAGTTGGGACAAAGGtgtggtggtgatggagggGTTGTGGGCGTACGAGACACCAGAAGGGTCCGTTGGGAAGATGTTGGTGTCGTCGATTTTACCAGAAATCCATCGCTGCATAAGAGTCATGTACTCATAGGCGGGAAGCTCAACAGGCTCCCTGTTACGGTTGAGCCAAGTAAAGGAGTGGTTACTAGCGAGCGTAAGTGAATGTATGGTCCGATAAGAGTGTTGATTACTCACGCTCCAGCAGACATGCGAGGGCAGCTGGTAGAGTTGCAGATGGATGTACCATCATCCTCCTTTTCGTGGAGAACTCTAACAAAATTCCACAGGTTGCGGTAATGCTCAACAACTGAACGGCGTTAGCACCTGTAAGAACTCATTGTGATATCAGAGTTTCATTCTCACCCTGGTGTGCAATCCACTCGCCTTGCTCGACCGTCTTGGGTCGGGCGCTCAGTGTCATGAAATTACCCTTTACTATGTGCTTAGCATATTGGGCATTGAGCCACAGAGGGAGAGgtcgaggaagatgataGGAAGAAATTAGTTCGTCGCCGCTCATGACGCCGCTAGAGTCATCCATGCCAATGGTCTGAGCGAGTGAAGGAGAGTTAGGCAGAGGGGGGACCTTGGGAGCTAAGCTAGCTGAGGAAGATTGGCTCCCTTGAGCAGGCAGCTCTGGCGGTGGAGGCTGACTGGCAGTAGAACCAGTTGGGCTCTTTTGAGggccagaagaaggcttAGCTGAGCCACCTCGGAATCGAGCGTTACTGGTGATGTTATGTTAGCAAGCGTAATGAAATGGATGCTATCGAAATAGGACCAAGGTGAGGAAGGAACAAAAAAGTCACTTCAAGTCAGCACAGGTACAGGTAGGTAGGAGAGCACCTAGCCATAGATGTGACAGCACGCTATGCTTGAAATGGCACAGATGGTTGAAACACTGACAGGTCTGCCCATGGCAGCCGCAGAAAAGCGCCATGCGTGGCGCCCTTGCAAGGGAGAGgaatgatgatggaaaggtAAGTAGGTAGGGATGATATATGAGTGAGGAACTATCCATGATGTCCAATAGGCACTACCAGAGAATGCCCATCATGACGAGTGTTTTAAGAGTGATCAGTTTCTCCTAAGGAATCCTAAAGCAACGTCTTCAGAGGCTCGAAAATGAATGTTTCCAGCTCATGAAGCTTTGGGGCATGTCTTGGACGAAGTACTAGTGTACCAGGGGACCACATGGTGAGAGTCTGATTGTGTACAGTTGACCCTCAGTCTCTCGGTAGTTGTCCTGCACTGCGACAAGGAGTGCGCAAGGGTATTGGCTCCAGGTTCGAGTGTATCCGAAATGAAGAATTTGCAATGGTGCACTCGCATAGGAGCAGAGGGTCGTGGCTGGTGGACATAGATATTTTACCTCTACAAGAGGCGGCGGCTCTTCTAGGATTCATGATGGAGACATGACAAGAACAGTGGCAGAACCCGGAGACAAGCCACACAAAGGTGATGCTGACAATGAAGATCCAATGACGAGAAAAGACAAACTGAGATGATACTGAAGAATGAAAATATATACTCACATGCCAGAAAAGAGGTTCGACATGGTTGACAGAAAGGCGGGGTGAAATCGTGAGCAAAGGCGCCTGAGAAGGATTCCACGAGGGCTTCCCAAATAGAGGGAGAACGCGCTCGAGTCGGTATTGGGGTATGTTCGGTGACTTGAGCGGTGGTTGGTATTGTCTTCCGCCTGACTGAGACTGCGTGTTGTTGTCAGGATCAATATCAGATCAAATCCGATATCAGCAGCTGGAGTCGGTTTGAGAAAGGGGGTTTTTGAGGTGTCGGTGTCGGGGCTTGGGCTTCCAGGTTGATGAATAGCGGCTAAGTACCCCGTAACTTTAGCGGATGAGCGCCACAACGGGGCCTCACGCTAGTGCATCGCATCGCCTCCCGTCTCAAGAAGCCTCCCTACTCGTCTCATGCGACTGGCTCTGTTTTGTCACCTGAAGCGCGCCATGCCTGTTTCAGAGCATTCGAAGGGGAGCATCTTGACACTCCTGCCACTTCTCCGCCACTTTTTTCCTCCTCTCAAACCTCCTGACGCTGCAGCACACTTGTTCCTTCGTTCTCGTCTCCACTAACTTGAGGCAGAGGAACTTTAGGTTGCCATCTGTTTATGTGTGGCACAGGTTGTGGCTGTGAATATCGACCAAACGGATATTGCAGTGGCTGGTGCACCTACCTCCCAACCTCAGGCCTAGAGCCACAATCAGCTAAACGGATCCGCGGTCACGGAAAGTAAGGCGCGACTGCAAGCTCACTTTGCGCGCAAACCAACCGCTTCTTTCACTGTTCCCTTCCACTGTTTTAATTCACTCTCCGTCACCACAAAGAACCTACAACATGTCCGACATAGAAGACCCAATTGAATCAGTCGACGAGGGCGGCGACGACCTCTtcggtgatgatggcgacgatgatgtcGTACCTACCAAGGAGCCTGtcaatgaggatgatgaacTTGCTTCAGATCCAGAGGGGGACAGCTACGCGCGGTATCGcaacgatgacgacgacCAGGCTCAAGTCCAGACAAAAGAACGAGCTATCCAAAACGTCGAAACCTATCGACATCGAATTCCGAAGCCTAAAGATGGCGCGGTATGCATTTTTACTTGCTCTGCAGAAGCCTCATGGCGCTGACTTTGACGATATAGCTTCGAATTCTACGGATCCCCAAGTTCATGAAGATAATGCCTGAAGTGTACGATCCCGAGACGTTTGAACCGACAGAATTCGACCTGGCAAATGCTAAAGCTGAACATCCTAAGCATGTCGCTCGAGTACGAAAAGATCACAGCACCGGCGAATTCAAGAGTAACACAAACATCTTTCACTGGAGTGACGGGTCAGTGACCATCTCCGTTGGCGGAGAGCACTATGAGATCCAGAGAAAGGCGCTCGCCCCACCACCAGACAAGCCCTACAACGAGGTTAACGATGGTCACTACTACGCTGCTGCCGCCGAGTTGCACAGCAACATCCTCATGACGGTTGGGCATATCACAGAGCAATACAATGTTCGACCCAACAAAGCTGTTGGAGACGACGCGCTGACTCTCCTAGCTGAGAGGATGGCTGTCGCCAGTAAGCCTGCGAATGCAACTGACATGATCATCCAAACTACTGTCGACCCCGAActccagaagaagcaggccGAATTGGCTGAGAAGGAAAGAATGAAGGCGCAGAGGCGACGCGAgaatgctgctgccaagatgGATGGTGGGTATGGCCGATCACGAGGAGGACTGTCTATTGGGGACCTTGAAGGTGGGCGCCGAGGCGCGGGAGGCTCTCGCAAGCGCGGCGCACCTGGTTCGGGCAAGCCCAGAAGGCGAAGAGATGAGGAATCAgacgaggagcttgagcATGCTGTTGGTCGGCATGAAGGCTACTCCCTcgacgatggcttcatcgTCAATAGTGACGACGAAGAAGTGGAAAGCGgaggcgatgatgatgacgaagatgattttcccgatgacgacgaagaggagaagcctCGCTCCAAACGTCAGAGGACAAGGGATCGCAgtgaggacgaagatgatcTCAGCGAAGTCGAACAAGTGGCAGGAAGATCCCGCCGGAGAAATGtcatcgatgatgatgacgattAAAACGGACATCTTTGGAGTTTCAGAGACAATGGGATGGATATTTGCATGGCGAGCAAAGGAGGTCATTGCTGCATAATATGATTATATCAAACTGTCTCCGAGACAGAGTATCGCAGAAATTGGTGGTTTTTGTATTATATTTTAGACTTTTGAGGGCAATAACAGCAAAGCTACATCTGTACTGAATCCCTTGTGTGAAACCTTCGCCGATACAATAAGCCGCAACATAATAAATAAACCACACTTTATCACAAAAACAATCGTTCACGCGACACTGATGATGAATACTAGCCATATATGTGCATGTGAGTGTGGCTCAATCTCCGAGATTCCATGTCTCAAAAACTGGTGATCTCATTGGCAATCACATGCCGATTTAGCGTCAAGCATTACCTTACCTTGCTCAAGGAGGTACTTTGTTGAACAGCTGCGGGGAGCTCTACGaaactcaacaacaccaacctATCTTGCATATCCTATAAAATAATATCTCGATTTTCTGATAGACGAACCTAAACACCCTAAGAAGCCCCCCTCATCGGTTCTGCATGCGGTATCTAGCGTTTATGACATAGTCCCAAGGTACACTGGGTGCGTGTGATCTCGTCGCTAAACGCTCGCAAAACACGACACTTCGCAAATggtgcttgtgcttgtgatCGGCCCTCGGTAACGCGCAATGGGGGTGGTAATCACCGTATGGGGTGTCGTCGTGGATGTGGCCAGCTTCTGGCAGAGGGTAAACTCTCTGTTCCTCCTATCCGTGATACGCGACGTTGTCGTTCCTAACTATGTCGTTGCAGAAGCTGCGGAGTTGGTACGCGCGCAAAAGCCCCGTTGAACTATGGCTGGATCTATTGAGAACCGCCGAGGCCTTTGAGGACTGGGAGGAGGCCGCGCTACATTTGGATAACCTCCTGGGCCTTGATCTATGGCAAGTCTGCTTACAAAATGTCATGTCTACTTAGATGCGTTACGCTAACAACTTCACAGGAGGAACAATCCAGCTTCTAAGTATTACGACTGGAGACTCATTGCAGAACGCCTAGACTCTCTCGCGACCGCGCGGGAAGATGGAAACTTTCAGCAGCTCGTCAACCTGTTAAGATCCGGCCTTGTTCGAAACCTCGGGAACATTACCTCACCCAAACTCTACAATCGATCATTTGCCGGAACCAAGTACCTTATAGAAGAGTACATCACACAGATTGCCGAGGCAGTGGAAGATATTCGCGCCCTGCCTACAACTCCATCGGCTATACATGGCACGGGGCCATCGTTGACGACGCAGATGAAATTGGACTGTATCCATGACACAAGACAGGCTTTTGGGAGGAGTACACTCGTCCTTCAAGGTGGTGCCATATTTGGCATGTGCCATTTGGGCGTTGTGAAGGCTCTCTTTCTGCGTGGTTTACTTCCGCGCATTATTACGGGAACGGCTACAGGCGCCTTGATCGCGGCTCTGGTCGCTATTCATACAGAAGATGAGCTACCGGCTGTTTTGAGTGGCGATGGTATCGATCTCTCGGCATTTGCGTCCAAGAATGGTCATGAGAACGGGGAAACTTCAACGGCTCAGACCTTCAGGTCGCGGTGGGAAACTCTGTTGCGGAGGATTAGACGTTTCTCCAAAGAGGGGTACTTTCTTGACGTGACTGTTTTGGAGGAGTGTGTGAGGGCCAATGTTGGCGATTTGACTTTCGAGGAGGCCTATAACCGGAGCAAGCGGGTGCTGAACATAACTGTTGCGACGGAGGGCCAGGGGGGTGTACCGACGCTCCTCAACTATCTGACTGCGCCTAATGTGGTATGTTCTTGAAACATTGACTATTCACGAAGCCTGCTGACTCGTCTTAGTTGATCTGGACCGCTGCTGTAGCGTCGAATGCCTCATCGCCTTCTCTCTATGGCCACCGCAAGACGACTATGCTCTGCAAGGACGCCCACGGCAGCATTGTACCGTGGGCACCAGCTAACACAATTGACTTTAGACATTGGACTCATACATCCTACTCCGATCGAGACTCACCTTTACGACGCATTGCTGAGTTATTCAACGTCAATCATTTCATTGTCAGCCAAGCTCGACCGTATCTCATTCCCTTTATTCAGTCTGATATGCATGGTCCATCTTTAGTAGAGTCACGGAGCAAGACAACACAGATATCTGCCTTTCTCGTACGCATGGTTGGGTTGGAAATAAGGCACCGCCTCAGTCAGCTGGACACACTAAATCTCCTGCCAACCGGTATCCGTCGCTTCCTGGTTGATGAACAAGTCCCGGCTGCTTCCATGGTTCTCGTGCCCGAAGTGACAGCAGGGGACTTTGTGCGATTACTAGAAACTCCCACACGAGAGACCCTCAACTACTGGGTTCTCAGAGGCGAGAGGAGCGTGTGGCCTGCCGTAGCCGCCCTAAGAATTAGGTGTGCTGTCGAGAATGAGCTCGACAGGTCATATCAGGTGGTCAGGAAGTTTAAAGCCCCCGGCTTACGACGAAAGGGGAGCATGGCCGCTACACTGGAGGCTGAGAGAAGAGAGCGCAATGGTCAGTTTGGCTCAGCCGTTACGGATATTAGCGCGACTTGATTACTTCATCCAAAGTTGTTAGGACATCGGTAGCATGTGTAAATACTAGCCTTTCTTATTGATACCGTTCACAAACAGCAAAGGGGTACTTACCTTAGCACGGAAGCATATGTACCTACTTAGGTATCATTGCCTGCGCTCTTACTCACGGGAGGAGCTTGCTGTGTCTAAGAACTGTCTTGGTTTTACCTATTGTATcaatcttcatctttcttcCTGTCATATCACGCATTCGCTTTTCCCACATCGATCACCGTTACTCGATATTCGACAGCCTCAAGACAAGCATCAGCAGGAAGCAGTCACAAAAACCGTGCCGCACGATCACTCAAGTCATACAAGTCGGCCTTTAGCCATCACAGCGAATTAATATATCCCATGCAAGAACTCGCAATTGGCAGGATGCAACCCAATTTCGTGGCTGCAAAGCAACTCTCTTAAACACTCATCAGTATGCAGAATTGAGCGCAAGTCTACGTCCAGGCAGTCTCCATTTATAGAACCAACGAGATACAATGAAAAGACGGTTTTCTGAATACGAATATGAACATAAGGGGGGATGGTAACTCAGGTACTAATGCCGCAGAGTTGGCAAGACACTTCAGTCAGTCCAGTGGCTCAGACTCCCAGACTTAAGTCTATTGGGGGTCTATCAATATTTACAATATCCAGACTGTTACGCATGACGGGATACCGAGTTTCAGACTTATGCTATACAGTTCAGAGACACTGGTGCTTTTAAGCTGTAGGCTCGATGCCACCAACGAAGAGCCACCTGCCTCCGGAAACTCGAAACAGGAACAGAGCGAAATCGCAGGAAGTATTATATGTGAGAGAGAGTCAGAGAGTGATTTGTAGTTAGAAATGAGTTTTTAAGAGCCTCCAAGAACATTCTCTTTATCAGCCAATCATCTTATACAGTCATGCCAGGGAGAACAAGAATCACATccagactttgatgagaccaatGCACCAGTTACCAGTTAAACGAGAGAGACTTGGAGAACTCAAAAAACAGCTGTCGTTTAATCATTAACATAATCGGAGTAGAACCTGTGCCAATGCCAGCCACACTGGGCTCTAGATATATCTCTGCATGGTCATAGGGTCAGATATAAAGGAGCAAATTCCTCTTTCCCCAAAATAGACCTCCTCTCTAGCAGGGCGTCAAAAGATAATGAGGCGGTTGGCTTTGACAGGTAAGCAGTAGTTCATGTCTAATGCGAAAGGGGTTAGAGGAGGCTCTGCCATGCAGCAATGACACCACTTTCAAGAAATGACGATACCAAAGATACATGGATTTTGGTATATGCCACTATGCGAATAACACTTGTTCCCCGCGTACCGTATTCTTGAGGCTGTCTGATCGAGACCGCGTCAGATGTGCACCAAGCAAGGGGCACTGCCAACGCATCATTCATGGCGTTCGGCACGATTGACGAATGGAAAGGGCTGGATCATAGGCTTATGCAGTTAATGGTTCATGGTGTTGGGCTAAGGGGTTCCTGAGTTCAAAAGCTCTGGCCTCACCCACCTCCTCGGGTCAGTATCTTGTTTCTAGAATATTTCATAGCGAGACAACCAAGTCATCGAAATACAGTCAACGCTCGTACTGCCCGGCACTTCGCCTTGGGCGAATACGCTAACATAGCTAAGCATTACTGAGTATCACGACGTCTGTCTTGTCGCTTGATTTGGAGCAACATTACACCACATTTGACGTATGCCTGAGAGAGGTTCTTACGCATTGTGCATCCCCCAACTAGATTCTTGggctcatcaacatggccaGCATGACTCTTTCTGATAAGCATGAAAGCAACTCGGATTCTTCCATTTCCCTCTCGTCGTCCATACTTCTTGAAGACCGCAGTTCTTCCATCTTCGACTTTTACGGCCAAGTCATGGACATGGATGATTATCAACACCCTTCTCCTCCCACC of Fusarium oxysporum Fo47 chromosome I, complete sequence contains these proteins:
- a CDS encoding uncharacterized protein (domain of unknown function-domain containing protein), with translation MSLQKLRSWYARKSPVELWLDLLRTAEAFEDWEEAALHLDNLLGLDLWRNNPASKYYDWRLIAERLDSLATAREDGNFQQLVNLLRSGLVRNLGNITSPKLYNRSFAGTKYLIEEYITQIAEAVEDIRALPTTPSAIHGTGPSLTTQMKLDCIHDTRQAFGRSTLVLQGGAIFGMCHLGVVKALFLRGLLPRIITGTATGALIAALVAIHTEDELPAVLSGDGIDLSAFASKNGHENGETSTAQTFRSRWETLLRRIRRFSKEGYFLDVTVLEECVRANVGDLTFEEAYNRSKRVLNITVATEGQGGVPTLLNYLTAPNVLIWTAAVASNASSPSLYGHRKTTMLCKDAHGSIVPWAPANTIDFRHWTHTSYSDRDSPLRRIAELFNVNHFIVSQARPYLIPFIQSDMHGPSLVESRSKTTQISAFLVRMVGLEIRHRLSQLDTLNLLPTGIRRFLVDEQVPAASMVLVPEVTAGDFVRLLETPTRETLNYWVLRGERSVWPAVAALRIRCAVENELDRSYQVVRKFKAPGLRRKGSMAATLEAERRERNGQFGSAVTDISAT
- a CDS encoding uncharacterized protein (uncharacterized protein family UPF0311); amino-acid sequence: MKLTNFPTLIPAFTAQIAINDPFVITSNLLNIPFLPKAGTLISEPGYELPLEATFIHGSDFIRRDPDGQWVKLEVTSVARDTSGSLLRFSYNGVVNMAGDEGKVIRGDTNATTTGFGNAFVQIRFETDAPGLKLLQDKLYVGSGRFVIEEDRPVIVEYKISEVSAQCNKGSKND
- a CDS encoding Mob1/phocein — protein: MSNLFSGINARFRGGSAKPSSGPQKSPTGSTASQPPPPELPAQGSQSSSASLAPKVPPLPNSPSLAQTIGMDDSSGVMSGDELISSYHLPRPLPLWLNAQYAKHIVKGNFMTLSARPKTVEQGEWIAHQVVEHYRNLWNFVRVLHEKEDDGTSICNSTSCPRMSAGANHSFTWLNRNREPVELPAYEYMTLMQRWISGKIDDTNIFPTDPSGVSYAHNPSITTTPLSQLSNPGEPEYIGKRSGFPDKFVDICQMIFRQMFRVYAHLYWAHFTEPFYHLNLEKQLNSCFSHFVLTATALDMLKPAELEPMQPLIDLWAANGTFPPESKAYEYANIRAGERLLQLSNVPQ
- a CDS encoding Leo1-like protein-domain-containing protein, which translates into the protein MSDIEDPIESVDEGGDDLFGDDGDDDVVPTKEPVNEDDELASDPEGDSYARYRNDDDDQAQVQTKERAIQNVETYRHRIPKPKDGALRILRIPKFMKIMPEVYDPETFEPTEFDLANAKAEHPKHVARVRKDHSTGEFKSNTNIFHWSDGSVTISVGGEHYEIQRKALAPPPDKPYNEVNDGHYYAAAAELHSNILMTVGHITEQYNVRPNKAVGDDALTLLAERMAVASKPANATDMIIQTTVDPELQKKQAELAEKERMKAQRRRENAAAKMDGGYGRSRGGLSIGDLEGGRRGAGGSRKRGAPGSGKPRRRRDEESDEELEHAVGRHEGYSLDDGFIVNSDDEEVESGGDDDDEDDFPDDDEEEKPRSKRQRTRDRSEDEDDLSEVEQVAGRSRRRNVIDDDDD